A DNA window from Helianthus annuus cultivar XRQ/B chromosome 15, HanXRQr2.0-SUNRISE, whole genome shotgun sequence contains the following coding sequences:
- the LOC110913731 gene encoding uncharacterized protein LOC110913731, which translates to MARGRKPTNDGGAKNTRKNKNTVDHVDEGLVHSQHSEPSQHSEPSQHTEKFVLEPAVREAVRDEILGMIQEFLPDIVKGAFESLKDDVLKDIGTKKKKATDDDTDGEGDGTGKNGKGGCNYAAFKRCEPPRFDGRKDAVATCHWLSEMEAVISISECRADQAVKFAAHSFIAEALHWWNTIRERKSAQELDDMKWEDLKQMVKKKFCAPNEIEKIEKEFLTFKAGKLSHREYTSKYIEMARLIPYMSGNDERWKKHYIEGLPDRVRHLVKAHAPLDFDATVELSATLYDDVLAVEEKLEEPEKKKWVGSNKRFRGEHGDTGDKRVKTENLGTCRKCGKTHSGECSMKTILCFRCGQTGHFANDCKAGPKCYKCGGFGHISRECKGKKGEGSSQGPAEVKKEDVKPKANARAFTMTKAEAKTDPNVVSGTFLVNDVPASVLFDSGASRSFVAHSFCGKLRRMPRKIEEPFCVETAVGRPTSVTDALDDCFIDLEGHRFPARLFIITLGGFDVVLGMDWLSTFNADIV; encoded by the coding sequence ATGGCTCGTGGAAGGAAACCAACTAACGATGGAGGCGCTAAGAACACCCGCAAGAACAAGAACACTGTCGACCATGTTGATGAGGGGTTGGTTCACTCTCAGCACTCTGAGCCCTCTCAGCACTCAGAGCCCTCACAGCATACTGAGAAGTTTGTGTTGGAACCCGCTGTTCGTGAAGCTGTTAGGGATGAAATCCTTGGGATGATTCAGGAGTTTCTGCCAGATATCGTGAAAGGGGCTTTTGAATCATTAAAAGATGACGTGTTGAAGGATATTGGGACTAAGAAAAAGAAGGCAACTGATGATGATACCGATGGTGAAGGGGATGGTACAGGTAAGAATGGAAAAGGGGGTTGTAATTATGCAGCTTTTAAGAGGTGTGAGCCACCTCGTTTTGATGGACGAAAGGACGCAGTGGCGACTTGTCACTGGCTGTCTGAGATGGAGGCTGTAATCTCTATTAGTGAGTGTCGTGCTGATCAGGCGGTGAAATTTGCTGCTCATTCATTCATCGCCGAGGCACTACACTGGTGGAACACTATTCGGGAAAGGAAGAGTGCTCAAGAGTTGGATGATATGAAATGGGAAGATTTGAAGCAGATGGTAAAAAAGAAATTTTGTGCTCCTAACGAAATTGAGAAGATTGAGAAAGagttcctaactttcaaagcagGGAAATTGTCACACCGGGAGTATACTTCCAAATACATTGAGATGGCACGTCTCATACCGTACATGTCTGGGAATGATGAAAGGTGGAAGAAACATTACATTGAGGGGTTGCCTGATAGGGTTAGGCACTTGGTAAAGGCCCATGCTCCTCTTGATTTTGATGCAACAGTTGAGCTAAGTGCGACTCTTTACGATGATGTTTTAGCAGTTGAAGAGAAGTTGGAGGAACCAGAAAAGAAAAAGTGGGTTGGATCGAATAAGAGGTTCAGGGGTGAACATGGGGATACAGGTGATAAGAGGGTTAAAACTGAGAACTTGGGTACATGCAGGAAGTGCGGAAAAACGCACTCTGGGGAGTGCTCAATGAAGACCATTCTATGTTTCCGTTGTGGGCAAACGGGACACTTTGCTAATGATTGTAAGGCTGGCCCCAAGTGTTACAAGTGTGGGGGTTTTGGGCACATATCCAGAGAATGCAAGGGTAAAAAGGGCGAGGGGTCAAGCCAGGGTCCTGCTGAGGTCAAGAAAGAGGATGTGAAACCGAAGGCAAATGCACGGGCCTTCACGATGACTAAGGCTGAGGCGAAGACTGATCCGAATGTTGTTTCAGGTACATTCCTTGTTAATGATGTTCctgcttctgtgttatttgactCTGGGGCCAGTAGGAGTTTTGTGGCCCATTCCTTTTGTGGTAAATTGCGTAGAATGCCTAGGAAGATTGAGGAACCATTTTGTGTTGAAACTGCTGTGGGTCGACCTACTAGTGTGACTGATGCTTTAGAtgattgttttattgatttggaAGGTCATAGGTTCCCTGCTAGACTGTTTATCATTACGTTGGGTGGTTTTGATGTGGTattgggaatggattggttgtccacaTTTAATGCAGATATCGTTTAG